In the Phaeobacter gallaeciensis genome, one interval contains:
- a CDS encoding CbiX/SirB N-terminal domain-containing protein produces MTTKTAILTSHGQPSAPEPPERALAALAAEVAVHLPSWDIRSATLANPGRLDAVMTDGAIIYPFFMARGWFTAKVLPERLSGRDYTMACPFGLDPSLPELTAAALQDAQREAGWADAPLSVLLAAHGSARGPKAAEAAEAFATHLRALLPSAQISPAFVEQAPGIDTVARTLPRRTLCLPFFAQAGDHVREDIPEALNSAAFAGQVLPVVGALPGTPALIAKAIAAANSG; encoded by the coding sequence ATGACCACAAAGACCGCCATTCTGACATCCCACGGGCAACCTTCGGCGCCAGAGCCGCCGGAACGCGCCCTTGCGGCGTTGGCGGCAGAGGTGGCGGTGCATCTGCCAAGTTGGGATATTCGCTCCGCCACCCTGGCCAATCCCGGCAGGCTCGATGCGGTGATGACAGATGGCGCGATCATCTATCCCTTTTTCATGGCACGCGGCTGGTTCACCGCCAAGGTCCTGCCCGAGCGGCTGTCGGGACGTGATTACACAATGGCCTGCCCCTTTGGGCTGGATCCCTCCCTGCCGGAGCTGACCGCAGCTGCCCTGCAAGACGCGCAAAGAGAGGCCGGATGGGCCGACGCCCCCCTCTCCGTGCTGCTCGCTGCGCATGGCTCAGCCCGCGGCCCCAAAGCCGCCGAAGCCGCAGAGGCGTTCGCCACCCACCTGCGCGCGCTTCTACCCAGCGCGCAGATCAGCCCCGCCTTTGTGGAGCAAGCCCCCGGCATCGACACGGTTGCACGCACCCTGCCCCGCCGGACCCTGTGCCTGCCGTTTTTCGCTCAGGCCGGTGATCACGTACGCGAGGACATTCCAGAGGCTCTCAACAGCGCCGCGTTCGCGGGACAGGTCCTGCCGGTTGTCGGCGCCCTGCCCGGCACCCCTGCCCTGATCGCAAAGGCCATTGCCGCCGCCAACAGCGGGTAA
- a CDS encoding helix-turn-helix domain-containing protein has protein sequence MDLTARTAEQIGEALRRTRKARGWTQSDISARTNLRVATISSLENGDAGTKLATVLAVMAALGLEFRLVERGGSLEIEDIF, from the coding sequence ATGGACCTCACAGCACGAACGGCCGAGCAGATCGGCGAGGCACTCCGCCGGACGCGCAAAGCGCGCGGCTGGACCCAAAGCGATATCAGCGCGCGCACGAATTTGCGCGTCGCGACGATCTCGTCGCTGGAGAATGGCGACGCGGGAACCAAACTCGCCACAGTGCTCGCTGTCATGGCGGCACTTGGGCTTGAGTTCCGATTGGTGGAGCGCGGTGGCTCGCTTGAGATCGAGGATATCTTCTGA
- a CDS encoding ABC transporter transmembrane domain-containing protein — protein MARKTAAPNAKEERQSSRKIGVLAALWPFMRPYKALMFVATCALVLTAGVSLSLPLAVRRVVDNFRISDNALLNQYFMAALAMAALLAVGTGLRYALVTRLGERVVADIRKAVFDRVIGMSPVFYERIMTGEVLSRITTDTTLIQSVLGSSVSIALRNMLLFGGGLFLMLLTSAKLTGLVLLIVPAVIVPILVLGRRLRAISRENQDWIAASSGNAGEALGAVQTVQAFTHEDASRLQFAQMTETSYDVSRKRIRTRAFLTVIVIFLVFSGIVGVLWMGAIDVRAGVMTEGTLIQFVIYSVLVAGSVAALSEIWSELQRAAGATERLVELLNAEDAVNDPGAPKALAEPVRGEISFENVMFRYPARPDVLALDDVSLSIEPGETVAFVGPSGAGKTTIIQLIQRFYDPNAGAVRLDGVALSDLRRDAFRKHIAMVPQDPIIFAASARENIRFGRPDATDAEVEAAARAAAAHDFISALPEGYDSYVGERGVMLSGGQKQRIAIARAILRDAPVLLLDEATSALDAESERLVQAAVDELSQGRTTLIVAHRLATVKKADRIVVMEEGRIVATGTHDALVAEGGLYARLARLQFTDGLAAE, from the coding sequence ATGGCGCGCAAGACGGCAGCCCCGAACGCGAAAGAAGAGCGGCAAAGTTCGCGCAAAATCGGAGTGCTGGCGGCGCTGTGGCCCTTTATGCGCCCCTACAAGGCGCTGATGTTCGTTGCCACCTGCGCACTGGTCCTGACTGCTGGCGTGTCGCTAAGCCTGCCGCTGGCGGTGCGCCGGGTAGTGGACAACTTCCGTATCTCCGACAATGCGCTGCTGAACCAGTATTTCATGGCCGCCTTGGCGATGGCGGCCCTTTTGGCCGTGGGCACTGGCCTGCGCTATGCGCTGGTGACGCGGCTGGGTGAACGGGTAGTGGCTGATATCCGCAAGGCGGTGTTCGACCGGGTCATCGGCATGAGCCCCGTGTTCTACGAACGGATCATGACCGGCGAGGTGCTGAGCCGGATCACCACCGACACCACGCTGATCCAGTCGGTTCTCGGCTCGTCCGTCTCCATTGCCCTGCGCAATATGCTGTTGTTTGGCGGCGGGCTGTTCCTGATGTTGCTGACCTCGGCCAAGCTGACTGGTCTGGTGCTGCTGATCGTCCCCGCCGTTATTGTGCCGATTCTGGTGCTGGGACGGCGCTTGCGAGCTATCAGCCGCGAAAACCAAGACTGGATCGCGGCCTCCTCTGGCAATGCCGGAGAGGCGCTGGGTGCGGTGCAGACCGTGCAGGCCTTTACTCATGAGGACGCAAGCCGCCTGCAATTCGCGCAGATGACCGAAACCTCCTATGACGTTTCGCGCAAGCGGATCCGCACGCGGGCGTTTCTGACGGTCATCGTGATCTTCCTGGTGTTTTCCGGCATCGTCGGGGTGCTGTGGATGGGCGCCATCGACGTGCGCGCCGGTGTGATGACCGAAGGAACCCTGATCCAATTCGTCATCTACTCGGTTCTGGTGGCGGGCTCCGTCGCCGCCCTGTCGGAAATCTGGAGCGAATTGCAACGGGCGGCCGGGGCCACCGAGCGGCTGGTCGAGCTGCTGAATGCCGAGGATGCCGTCAACGATCCCGGCGCGCCCAAGGCGCTGGCTGAGCCGGTGCGCGGCGAAATCAGTTTTGAAAACGTGATGTTCCGCTATCCCGCGCGCCCCGATGTGCTGGCGCTGGACGATGTTTCTCTCTCCATCGAACCCGGTGAAACGGTGGCCTTTGTCGGCCCGTCGGGCGCAGGCAAGACGACGATCATTCAGCTGATCCAGCGGTTTTATGACCCGAACGCCGGTGCGGTGCGCCTGGATGGTGTTGCGCTCAGTGATCTGCGCCGGGATGCCTTCCGCAAACATATCGCCATGGTGCCACAGGATCCGATTATTTTTGCCGCGTCCGCGCGGGAAAACATCCGCTTTGGTCGCCCTGATGCCACTGATGCAGAGGTCGAAGCCGCGGCCCGCGCCGCTGCTGCGCATGATTTCATCTCGGCCCTCCCCGAAGGCTATGACAGCTATGTGGGCGAGCGCGGTGTGATGCTGTCTGGTGGTCAGAAACAGCGGATCGCCATCGCCCGGGCCATCCTGCGCGATGCGCCGGTTCTACTGCTGGACGAGGCAACCTCGGCGCTGGATGCCGAAAGCGAGCGTCTGGTGCAGGCTGCCGTGGATGAGCTGAGCCAAGGCCGCACCACGCTGATCGTAGCGCACCGGCTTGCGACGGTGAAAAAGGCCGACCGGATCGTGGTGATGGAGGAGGGCCGCATCGTGGCCACCGGCACGCATGATGCGCTGGTTGCCGAAGGCGGGCTTTACGCGCGTCTGGCGCGCCTCCAGTTCACTGACGGGCTTGCCGCAGAGTAA